GCAGGGGATGGTGGAGCCCCGCCGTGGCCTTGAGGGGCAGGCCCAGGCGTGCGCACCAGGTGATGAAGCGCGCCAGCTGGTGAGGGGTGGGGAAGTCTTGCGAGCGGGTGCCGCCGCAACGCACCTTGGCGCCCACTTTGCCCTCTAGGCGGGCCATTGCCTCTAGGGCGCGGGGTATACCTACCTCCCATCCCTCCGCCAAGGGCAGCTCCACGAAGGGACGCGCCCCTGGGGCTACCGTGGCTGCCTCGGCCATGGCGCTGGCGAACTCCTCCACCTCCGCTCCCGCGGGCAGGCGGGCCTCCAGGGACTCGACCGAACCCCTCCCAGCCTCTTGAAAGCGGGACACCTCCTTTAAGGCCGTGGCCAACGAGACAGTCCAGGGCATATGGCCGGCCATGTCCAGGATGACGCTCAGACGCCAAGGGCCACCTTCTTCCGAGACGATGGAGGTGAGCTCTGGGAGGCGGGAGGCAGGGCAGACGAACCGGGCTAACGCCCAGTGATAGGGCCCACGGCGGTACTCCAGGTGCTGGGCCACCGCCTCGGCCATGGGAAGCATGGCTGGCGGGAAGAGGGAGGCGTCATCGATGAGCTCCCGTAGGAAGGCGCCTATGCCTCCTTGTTGCCATGGATGAACCCCTTCGGTCTTCTTCTGCTGTTGGAGGCCCTCTCTCATGGCCATGTCCTCACTCCTCAGTCATGGTCAGGGTCGTGCTGGCGTCGCTCCCTCCTGGGCGCTCTGGAGATGGCCGCGGCCCTGTACGGCCCAGATAAGCGGCACGGATGGCACCCTCTTCCATCAGCCTCTCCCGGGTGCCCGAGAGGACGATACGGCCTCGCTCCAGCACATAGGCGCGGTCGGCCACGGCCAGGGCGGCACGGGCGTGTTGCTCGGCCACCAACACCGTCACGCCGCGGTCGCGCAGCTCCAGCAGACGGCCCATAACATCGCGCACCACCTTGGGGGCGAGGCCCAGGGAGGGTTCGTCCAGCAATAGCAGCCTGGGACGGGCCATAAGGGCACGCCCGATGGCCAACATCTGCTGCTCGCCCCCGGAGAGGGTGCCTGCCGCCTGCCGCCTCCGCTGGGCGAGCACGGGGAAGAGGGCGAAGATGTCCTCCATGTCGCGGCGCATGTCCGAGTCACGGCGCCGATGGTATGCTCCCAGCACCAGGTTATCCTCCACCGAAAGCCCA
This portion of the Dehalococcoidia bacterium genome encodes:
- a CDS encoding ABC transporter ATP-binding protein, producing MSRPLLAVERLRAAYGRIQALQEVSLEVYQGEVVAVVGANGAGKTTLLRALAGLMSPVGGRVLLDGIEVTGRPAEEMVRLGVALVPEGRQVFYGLSVEDNLVLGAYHRRRDSDMRRDMEDIFALFPVLAQRRRQAAGTLSGGEQQMLAIGRALMARPRLLLLDEPSLGLAPKVVRDVMGRLLELRDRGVTVLVAEQHARAALAVADRAYVLERGRIVLSGTRERLMEEGAIRAAYLGRTGPRPSPERPGGSDASTTLTMTEE